A section of the Terriglobales bacterium genome encodes:
- a CDS encoding MoaD/ThiS family protein, whose protein sequence is MNIRVELPQHLRTLAQVGREVQLDVPAPVTLRSVLDALEAKYPALRGTIRDHDTQQRRAFLRFFACEEDLSHQSPDTPLPDAVTSGKEPFLIIGAIAGG, encoded by the coding sequence GTGAACATTCGAGTCGAACTTCCCCAACATCTGCGAACGCTGGCGCAGGTAGGTCGCGAAGTCCAGCTCGACGTCCCAGCTCCAGTTACGCTGCGCTCGGTGCTCGACGCACTTGAAGCCAAGTATCCGGCGCTGCGTGGCACGATTCGTGATCACGACACGCAACAGCGCCGGGCATTCTTGCGCTTCTTTGCTTGTGAGGAGGATTTGTCGCATCAATCCCCGGACACACCCTTGCCCGATGCGGTCACATCTGGGAAGGAACCCTTCCTGATCATCGGCGCGATTGCGGGTGGCTAG
- a CDS encoding pyridoxamine 5'-phosphate oxidase family protein, whose translation MQATSPDGSVWHEGELAVQLRAGVEQVSGRGIRSSIPDGLIDFLREPRLVAFASVDSDGRTWASLRVGYSGFLRVVDAVTLETEPADLDGDPLLTNLKKNPDVGMVIVDLASRQRVRLNGEAQVLRDNSLRIQARQVYGNCPQYIQLRVPERASRSNKAASLISHATRLSQAQREWIAHADTLFIASAHPDRGVDASHRGGNPGFVKVEGTRRLIIPDYSGNNMFNTLGNISANPRTGLLFPDFEQGRTLQLSGTTTIDWDSDRSAFPGAQRLLIFDIDKAIEIDQPALASYTLREYSPFNP comes from the coding sequence GTGCAGGCCACTTCACCCGATGGTTCAGTCTGGCACGAGGGAGAGCTCGCGGTTCAGCTGCGCGCAGGTGTAGAGCAGGTTTCAGGACGCGGGATTCGTTCCAGCATTCCCGATGGACTCATCGACTTTCTCCGCGAGCCCAGGCTGGTTGCTTTTGCCAGCGTTGATTCCGATGGCAGGACTTGGGCTTCGCTGCGAGTCGGCTATTCTGGCTTCTTACGCGTGGTTGACGCTGTCACACTGGAAACCGAACCTGCCGACCTGGACGGCGATCCGCTGCTGACGAACCTGAAAAAGAATCCTGATGTGGGCATGGTGATCGTCGATCTTGCGAGTCGACAGCGAGTGCGCCTCAATGGCGAAGCCCAGGTACTTCGGGACAATAGCTTGCGCATTCAGGCTCGCCAGGTTTACGGCAACTGCCCGCAATACATCCAGCTGCGTGTTCCGGAACGCGCTTCACGGAGCAACAAGGCAGCGAGTCTGATTTCGCATGCCACCCGGCTGAGCCAGGCACAGCGTGAATGGATCGCGCACGCCGACACGCTGTTCATAGCCAGCGCACATCCGGACCGCGGAGTAGACGCGTCGCATCGTGGAGGCAATCCTGGCTTCGTGAAAGTAGAAGGAACGCGACGGCTGATCATTCCCGACTACAGCGGCAACAACATGTTCAACACGCTCGGCAACATCAGCGCAAATCCGCGCACTGGCTTGCTCTTTCCCGATTTCGAACAAGGACGCACTCTGCAACTCTCGGGCACCACCACGATCGACTGGGATTCCGATCGCTCAGCATTCCCAGGAGCCCAACGCCTGCTGATCTTCGACATTGACAAGGCAATCGAAATCGACCAGCCTGCATTGGCGAGTTACACGCTGCGGGAGTACTCACCTTTCAATCCGTAA
- a CDS encoding YciI family protein → MPRFLSIYKTVERNAPPSPEEMARMGRLVEDGFKTGFLVATEGCLPTALGSRVRLSQDKFTITDGPFTEAKEVVAGFAILNASSKEEAIKLTKDFLQVAGEGECEIRQIFEADQGCPGLATDATATKKEPALAS, encoded by the coding sequence ATGCCGCGATTTCTATCAATCTATAAGACAGTCGAGAGGAATGCGCCTCCATCGCCGGAGGAGATGGCCAGGATGGGAAGGCTCGTCGAAGATGGCTTTAAGACTGGCTTCCTGGTCGCAACCGAAGGATGTTTGCCGACCGCATTAGGATCTCGGGTACGACTCTCACAGGACAAATTCACCATTACCGACGGTCCCTTCACCGAAGCGAAGGAAGTGGTCGCCGGCTTCGCAATACTGAATGCGAGTTCGAAGGAAGAGGCGATCAAGTTGACTAAGGACTTCCTTCAAGTGGCCGGCGAAGGTGAGTGCGAAATTCGCCAGATCTTTGAGGCCGATCAGGGCTGCCCAGGTTTGGCGACTGATGCCACGGCAACGAAGAAGGAACCGGCACTGGCGAGCTAA
- a CDS encoding VOC family protein has product MQKITPFLWFDGNAEEAVNFYVSLFKNSRVVNMSRYGDGGPGPKGTVMSATFELNGQEFMALNGGPHFTFSPAVSFFVKCETQQEVDELWEKLSAGGKKERCGWLKDKYGLSWQIIPNALGRMLLDKDPAKSQRVMKAMMGMDKIDIQGLKQAYEQR; this is encoded by the coding sequence ATGCAAAAAATTACTCCATTCTTGTGGTTCGATGGCAACGCTGAAGAGGCAGTAAACTTTTACGTTTCGCTCTTCAAGAATTCCAGAGTTGTGAACATGTCCCGTTACGGAGATGGAGGCCCGGGGCCAAAAGGAACAGTAATGTCCGCGACATTTGAGCTCAACGGACAAGAGTTCATGGCGCTGAACGGTGGTCCACATTTCACCTTCTCTCCGGCGGTCTCATTCTTCGTGAAATGCGAGACTCAGCAGGAGGTAGACGAGTTGTGGGAAAAGCTTTCTGCTGGAGGCAAGAAGGAAAGATGCGGCTGGCTTAAGGACAAGTACGGTCTCTCGTGGCAGATTATTCCCAATGCTTTGGGTCGGATGTTGCTGGACAAGGATCCCGCCAAATCGCAACGGGTAATGAAAGCAATGATGGGAATGGACAAGATCGACATCCAGGGTCTGAAGCAGGCGTACGAGCAACGTTAG
- a CDS encoding HEAT repeat domain-containing protein — protein MSQTSDPRLQEAALRPEADPLSPRNTGAPRGAFRLIALAILALLGGLFVATGTARAAWQEVAQLLSLGGKPEPASANVLSEHEIEVLDQMAPQSQAQLLLERSINHYRGANDQIAERVYGWRGKIQLDQKLESLFMTALNSDDLRVRAAAIEIDIAGRDLEKSTATIDRLEPDARSGEQGPRANALWDIGLLGNRGVEPQRAAQILLSSIHDSNVNVRYWAVEGLAYLGSDETIAPLLEVFHDDPSGMIRERAACGLAQSGMLSEKQRRTAVPKLLDYAENPSLDPETHKWVFQALRDITGESLPHDPAAWRNWYNSNDGHWNPVTRDGR, from the coding sequence GTGAGTCAAACCTCCGATCCGCGCCTGCAGGAAGCAGCGCTCCGGCCCGAGGCTGATCCCCTTTCGCCCAGGAACACCGGTGCGCCGCGAGGAGCCTTCCGTCTGATCGCTCTTGCGATTCTTGCACTGCTGGGCGGACTTTTCGTGGCAACGGGAACGGCGCGAGCGGCATGGCAGGAAGTTGCGCAGCTGCTTAGTCTCGGCGGCAAGCCTGAGCCGGCGTCTGCCAATGTGCTGTCTGAGCACGAGATCGAGGTGCTGGACCAGATGGCCCCACAGAGCCAGGCGCAGCTACTGCTGGAACGTTCGATCAATCACTATCGCGGCGCCAACGATCAGATCGCGGAGCGCGTATATGGCTGGCGGGGAAAAATCCAACTGGATCAGAAATTGGAATCGCTCTTCATGACCGCGCTCAACTCCGACGATCTCCGAGTTCGTGCTGCGGCCATTGAAATTGATATTGCTGGGCGCGACCTGGAAAAGAGTACGGCTACGATTGATCGTCTGGAGCCCGATGCCCGTTCTGGCGAGCAAGGACCACGCGCCAATGCGCTGTGGGATATCGGCCTGCTTGGAAACCGTGGCGTTGAGCCGCAACGCGCGGCGCAGATTCTGCTGTCGTCGATTCACGACAGCAATGTGAACGTCCGCTACTGGGCGGTTGAGGGCCTCGCCTACCTGGGCAGCGACGAAACTATCGCCCCGTTGCTTGAGGTATTCCACGACGATCCATCGGGAATGATCCGTGAGCGGGCGGCATGCGGACTGGCCCAGTCGGGCATGCTAAGTGAGAAACAGCGCCGTACCGCGGTGCCAAAATTGCTCGATTATGCTGAGAATCCTTCGCTCGATCCTGAAACCCACAAGTGGGTCTTCCAGGCCCTCCGGGACATCACAGGCGAGTCTCTGCCGCATGATCCAGCAGCGTGGAGAAACTGGTACAACTCCAACGATGGACACTGGAACCCGGTGACCCGCGACGGTCGCTAA
- the folP gene encoding dihydropteroate synthase has product MRPRFYWKLRSRSLKLGERTLVMGVVNVTPDSFSDGGQFLDPDRAIAHGIELLNEGADIIDVGGESTRPGEKDFVSADEEKRRVLPVIGGILNQAPDALISIDTYKAETAKAALDVGAEVVNDVSGFTWDENMLPTLRANTCGCVLMHTRGRPEEWRNQPPLDSREVVPLVVEGLRHLTERALLGGLHRERIVLDPGFGFGKRMDENFSLLAGLAELHQLQFPLLSGTSRKSFLARAAAFRLGGPDSSRLAGTIATVTASILQGAHLVRVHDVRETVEAARVADAILQAQNSTEQAAEGVTRKL; this is encoded by the coding sequence ATGCGCCCGCGATTCTACTGGAAGCTGCGTTCTCGATCTCTAAAACTCGGAGAGCGCACGTTGGTCATGGGCGTCGTGAATGTGACGCCCGATTCCTTTTCTGATGGCGGACAGTTCCTTGATCCAGACCGCGCGATCGCGCATGGCATCGAGCTGCTAAATGAAGGTGCGGACATTATTGATGTAGGCGGGGAATCAACCCGTCCTGGAGAAAAGGACTTCGTCTCCGCAGACGAAGAGAAGCGCCGCGTCCTGCCGGTGATTGGGGGCATTCTCAACCAAGCTCCTGATGCCCTGATCTCAATCGACACCTACAAAGCCGAAACTGCAAAAGCCGCGCTCGATGTCGGAGCCGAAGTTGTGAATGACGTGAGCGGCTTCACCTGGGACGAGAATATGCTTCCCACTTTGAGAGCGAATACCTGCGGATGTGTGCTCATGCACACTCGCGGGCGTCCGGAAGAATGGCGCAACCAGCCTCCGTTGGATTCCAGGGAAGTTGTGCCGTTGGTGGTCGAGGGTTTGCGTCACCTAACAGAACGCGCACTACTTGGAGGACTGCATCGCGAGCGCATCGTGCTTGATCCTGGCTTTGGCTTCGGTAAGCGCATGGACGAGAATTTTTCCCTGCTCGCCGGGCTCGCGGAACTTCACCAGTTGCAATTCCCGCTGCTGAGCGGCACTTCGCGCAAATCTTTCCTTGCCAGGGCGGCAGCCTTCCGACTAGGCGGTCCCGATTCAAGCCGTTTGGCCGGAACCATCGCAACGGTGACGGCCAGTATCCTTCAGGGCGCGCATCTCGTTCGTGTTCATGATGTTAGAGAGACGGTGGAGGCAGCCCGAGTGGCTGATGCAATCCTGCAGGCGCAGAATTCTACGGAACAAGCAGCCGAAGGTGTAACTCGTAAGTTATAA
- a CDS encoding YciI family protein — protein sequence MLAGEGLHPSSKGARVRFLGTKRTVIDGPFTESKELVAGFWIWKVKSKQEAIEWVKRCPNPMEGESEIEIRHVFEDEDFGAEFTPELREQEKRLREQASNAKKN from the coding sequence ATGCTGGCAGGCGAGGGCCTCCATCCCAGCTCAAAGGGTGCTCGCGTGAGATTCTTGGGAACGAAACGCACTGTCATCGACGGACCGTTTACCGAATCGAAGGAGTTAGTCGCCGGTTTTTGGATTTGGAAAGTGAAATCGAAACAAGAGGCGATCGAATGGGTAAAGCGCTGTCCCAATCCCATGGAAGGCGAGAGCGAAATCGAGATCCGTCATGTGTTTGAGGACGAGGACTTTGGCGCTGAGTTCACGCCGGAGCTCAGGGAGCAGGAGAAACGACTCCGTGAACAAGCCTCGAACGCAAAGAAGAACTAG
- the dacB gene encoding D-alanyl-D-alanine carboxypeptidase/D-alanyl-D-alanine-endopeptidase, whose translation MTNFSLRLIALFLSLVVFAHCQSSQSTPATTPTPAVSPQAMQDLGTRLATRINLTRQQDPRAQHAAWGISVVDLATGAPLYAENADKLLQPASNTKLFTTATTLALVGPDYRFLTTIEANSPPDGKGRVAGDVILVGRGDPNLSGRVLPYAKKTERVTQHARILDELVDQVAGAGVKVIDGDVVGDDSYFVYERYGEGWAQDDLMWDYGAPVSALTVNDNVVFASLKPGDRVGARALLTLDPYTGYYTIKNLVTTTGRGIARNIGVLREPGSLELTFWGTIPLGDPGDDEALAIEDPATANAQLLRMLLQQRGILVRGKVRAVHSQAWQYPPPLIHQPLVVPPVTIPSRFVLAQHQSAPLLEDLVVINKVSQNLHVELMLRLLGKLKGVSGSLSGGLDAEKKFLIEQVRIDPAEFALYDGSGLSRSDLATPHAFTQLLQYAYGQPWATQFRDTLPIAAEDGSLSTRFKGTFAADHLEAKTGQLGSVNSLSGYAVTKGGHNIAFSVLVNHHTLGNARAKQMIDDIVNAVLEED comes from the coding sequence ATGACCAATTTCTCCCTGCGTCTTATCGCGTTGTTCCTCTCGCTCGTAGTTTTTGCGCATTGTCAGTCTTCGCAATCGACTCCGGCTACGACGCCCACCCCTGCGGTTTCTCCGCAGGCCATGCAGGATTTGGGCACCCGTCTCGCGACGCGGATTAATCTGACCCGGCAGCAGGATCCGCGCGCACAGCACGCTGCGTGGGGAATCAGTGTCGTCGATCTCGCAACCGGAGCCCCGCTCTATGCCGAGAATGCGGACAAGCTGCTTCAACCCGCGTCGAATACCAAGCTGTTCACCACTGCGACGACACTCGCACTGGTCGGCCCAGATTATCGATTTCTTACAACGATTGAGGCGAACAGCCCTCCCGATGGCAAGGGCCGAGTTGCCGGTGATGTGATCTTGGTTGGCCGCGGAGATCCCAATCTCTCGGGACGCGTTCTGCCCTACGCAAAAAAGACCGAGCGCGTAACGCAGCATGCGCGAATCCTCGACGAACTAGTCGACCAGGTGGCCGGCGCCGGCGTGAAGGTCATCGACGGTGACGTAGTTGGCGACGACAGCTACTTCGTTTACGAGCGTTATGGCGAAGGCTGGGCGCAGGACGATCTGATGTGGGACTACGGTGCGCCGGTTTCGGCTTTGACTGTAAATGACAATGTGGTTTTTGCCAGTCTCAAGCCGGGCGATCGCGTGGGAGCGCGAGCGTTGCTGACGCTCGATCCCTACACCGGCTACTACACGATTAAGAATCTGGTCACTACAACGGGCCGGGGAATTGCCCGGAATATAGGCGTACTGCGCGAACCGGGATCGCTGGAACTAACTTTCTGGGGAACGATCCCGCTCGGCGACCCGGGCGATGACGAGGCTCTAGCCATCGAAGATCCCGCAACCGCGAATGCCCAACTGCTTCGAATGCTGCTGCAACAGCGGGGGATTCTTGTGCGCGGCAAGGTTCGCGCTGTGCATTCTCAAGCGTGGCAATATCCTCCGCCGCTGATCCATCAGCCACTCGTAGTGCCGCCTGTCACCATACCGTCCCGATTCGTTCTGGCGCAACATCAATCGGCGCCGCTGCTCGAGGATCTGGTTGTCATCAACAAGGTCAGTCAGAATCTCCATGTTGAACTCATGCTGCGCCTTTTGGGAAAACTGAAAGGCGTGTCTGGATCGCTGTCCGGCGGGCTCGATGCCGAAAAGAAATTCCTGATCGAACAGGTGCGAATCGATCCGGCAGAGTTCGCGCTGTACGACGGCTCAGGCCTCTCACGTTCCGATCTGGCAACGCCGCACGCCTTTACGCAGCTACTGCAGTACGCCTATGGGCAACCCTGGGCCACACAGTTCCGCGACACGCTTCCCATCGCCGCCGAAGATGGATCGCTCTCGACGCGCTTCAAGGGAACATTCGCCGCCGATCATCTGGAAGCCAAAACGGGACAGTTAGGCTCGGTGAATTCCCTGTCGGGCTATGCAGTAACGAAGGGTGGTCACAATATCGCGTTCTCGGTTCTCGTGAATCATCACACTCTGGGCAATGCTCGGGCGAAGCAGATGATCGATGACATCGTGAATGCGGTGCTGGAAGAAGACTAA
- a CDS encoding YciI family protein, translating to MRFMIMVKGNKETESGKLPEDKLIAAMATYHEELARAGALLDASGLQPTSKGWRMRYSGGKRNVIDGPFTESKELIAGYTLIQVKSREEAREWVKRFPAPFGEGAEGEIEVRQLYELDDFGPSRAVERFREMERDFVGKKK from the coding sequence ATGCGATTCATGATCATGGTGAAGGGCAACAAAGAAACGGAATCGGGCAAGCTGCCCGAGGACAAGCTGATCGCAGCTATGGCCACCTACCACGAGGAACTGGCAAGAGCGGGAGCGCTGCTGGACGCGTCTGGGTTGCAGCCCACGTCGAAGGGCTGGCGCATGCGCTACTCGGGCGGCAAGCGCAACGTCATCGACGGTCCTTTTACCGAGTCGAAGGAGTTGATCGCCGGCTACACGTTGATCCAAGTGAAGTCGCGTGAGGAGGCGCGGGAATGGGTGAAGCGCTTCCCTGCTCCTTTCGGCGAAGGCGCGGAGGGCGAGATCGAGGTTCGGCAGTTGTATGAGCTGGACGATTTCGGGCCCAGCAGGGCAGTGGAACGCTTTCGCGAGATGGAGAGGGATTTCGTGGGGAAGAAAAAGTAA
- a CDS encoding ATP-binding protein, protein MSTEACPQCGGSGWKTIPATTVKAQSVTRCDCRIGNWAERLLKKARIPARYEHCTLANFEVDERVHPSLKTARLRAERFIEDYPVNTTGPLFIGPVGVGKTHLAVGVVRALIEQKRTSCLFVDYRELLKQIQNSYNPSVQATELEILQPVFEAEVLVLDELGAVKPTEWVWDTVSLILNTRYNDKRTTIITTNFPDEPPAGAQGEPGDRFAARRAAREETLGDRIGERMRSRLQEMCRVIKLEGEDYRPTARRQRH, encoded by the coding sequence GTGTCCACTGAAGCTTGTCCTCAATGCGGCGGCTCGGGATGGAAGACGATCCCGGCAACGACGGTCAAGGCGCAAAGCGTAACCCGCTGTGACTGTCGCATCGGCAACTGGGCCGAGAGGCTGCTGAAGAAGGCGCGCATTCCTGCGCGTTATGAGCATTGCACGCTGGCGAATTTCGAAGTCGATGAACGCGTGCATCCGTCGTTGAAAACCGCCCGGCTCCGGGCCGAACGCTTCATCGAAGATTATCCAGTCAACACAACTGGGCCATTATTTATCGGCCCCGTCGGAGTCGGAAAAACGCATCTTGCGGTTGGCGTCGTCCGGGCGCTCATCGAGCAAAAACGTACCTCCTGCCTGTTTGTGGACTATCGAGAGCTGTTGAAGCAGATCCAGAATTCCTACAATCCCAGCGTGCAGGCAACGGAGCTGGAGATTCTGCAGCCTGTGTTCGAAGCAGAGGTGCTCGTGCTGGATGAGCTTGGCGCCGTGAAACCCACAGAGTGGGTTTGGGATACAGTAAGTCTGATTCTGAACACCCGCTACAACGATAAGCGGACGACGATCATCACCACGAATTTTCCTGATGAACCGCCGGCAGGAGCACAGGGTGAGCCCGGCGACAGATTTGCCGCACGACGCGCGGCGCGCGAAGAGACGCTCGGTGACAGAATCGGCGAACGAATGCGCTCGCGACTCCAGGAGATGTGCAGAGTCATTAAGCTCGAAGGCGAGGATTATCGGCCGACTGCGCGACGGCAAAGACACTGA